The Helianthus annuus cultivar XRQ/B chromosome 11, HanXRQr2.0-SUNRISE, whole genome shotgun sequence region CACCCTTAGAGGTAGCCATTTGAGAAGTGCCATAGCTATTCCAAATGTGGTCATCCCAAACATCTCTCTTGGTAAAACATGAACCTACAACAACACAAATGACCACAAAAGTCAAAATATTTCACTAAAATTCAATGTACAAGCTTTTAAGGATGCAATACAACTACTTCTTGATTTCAAACACTATTTGACTAATATTTTTTTGAACAAAAAAAATATCCATATGCAAAAAGGGAACTAAAAGGCAAATGGGATTGAGTTTGACATAGAAAATTAGAGAAATGACACCCTAATCATAAACACACACATCTACATAAATAATATACTTATACAACTTTAAAGCATGTGACACAACAACTTCTAGATTTCAAACACTATTTAACTAAACTTTACTTGAACTAAAAAAATACCCATTTTAAAAAAAGTGAACTAAAAGTCTAAAAGGCATATGGGATTGACTTTCACATACaacattataaaaaaaaactataccaaTCATACCCTAATCATACACACACACAACACCTTCAAACACACACTAAAAACAAAAgtgttatgatgatgatgaacatgaaCTTACAGAATTTCTAACCACCATAAAAGGACTTGCATTGTAACGGCAAAGGTCCAAACTAACTTCCATACCAGAATTCCCACACCCAACAACCAACACCCTTTGCTCCCTaaactcacaaccacttttataCTCACTTGTATGCCTAACCACCCCTTCAAACCTCTCAATCCCTTGAATCTCCGGCACCACCGCCTCCGCATTCTCTCCGGTAGCCACCACTAACCACCGTGAAACATAAACTAAATCTTGTGTACACACTTTCCACACACCATCTTTACTATCAAACTCAGCACTACTCACTGACTGGTTAAACTTTGGCTTGATGTCAAAGTGGTTTGCATAAGCTTCCATGTAGGAAACAAACTGTTTTTTAGAAGGGTATTTTGGGAAATTCTTAGGGTAACCAAACAATGGAAGCTCACAAAACTGTTTAGGGAGATGAAGCTTTAACCTATCATAAGTTTTATATTGCCATAAAGATGCAATGCAGTCACTTCTTTCAAGAACAAGTGAAGGGATCCCTTGTTCTTTAAGACAAGCTGCAACTGCTATACCAGAAGGACCAGCACCCACTATGATTGGGCCATCAGATTTCATcaaaattttatctttttcacTACCCATTATAGATTTAACAAGAAAGATTATAACCCAGAAAAGATTTGAGCCAAAAtgttgaaaatcttgaaaaaaaggttgtttttttttttcaagaaagcTGTGTTTTTGTTCTGGTTTGGTTTGGAGACTGAGAGTTTAAGAGGGTGTTTGAGTGAATGGAAatgtgggttttttttttttcttctttaacTGACGGTATTTAAATGTGGACAGAGAGGGGGTTGTGGAAATATGGAGGCGTGTAAAGTAAAGGAAAGGATTTGGTTCACTTTCTCAAGGCTCTTTCTTCAAAGGCTTTTTCTGTGCAGAGAAAAAGGGGATTTGAAGTGAAGTGAAGTGAAGAAGGGAGGGAAAGCTATAAATACATTTATGTGGATGACTGTGTGTAGTTGAGTTGAATTTATAAGCCAGATTCACCACCTCATGCCTATCACCCTATAGGTGGGGTGGCAAGGATGGTTTTTAATTTTGGTTTATTTTAACGATGAGAATCTGTTATTGAAAAACTTATTTATTTACCGTATAAGATAAACCacagtttagtttttttttttttgaacgtcaAAACTTCTATATATCAAAATATTGACACCGGGCCAGCAAGGAACTTGATAGCGAAGGATTACAATATAGCGTCACGAATATTAAAATCCAACCATCTAGCCCAATTAATATTACAAAATTTCGACGTACTCGTAATCTAAAAGTATGAGTTTTCTTTGATGCTATCCGCCGGTCTATTATTTTGAATATTATGGTTGTTGAAATGTTTGTTGTCCCTCACCTTCCAAATCTCCCCAAAAGTTACCATAATCACCGTCCCGACAGCCTTTTCCCAGTCCACCGGCCCGCTATTGTTTACCATGCCCAAAAGTTGCTCCAAAGAGAGATCTTAAGAGTGGAAAGGCAGTTTCAACCAAACAAGAACCTACCACCAAACCGATTTTGCTACAAACCAATACTACAAAATATGATAAGTTGTTTATTCTCGTAAGCTGTATCGAACACATGTGTTGTCTTGTAAGTAGATGCCTCTAATAGTGAGATTCTCCTTAGACAGGATACAATTCAAGAAGGCCTTCCAACAAATAAGGCTGACTTTTTGCGGAATCCAGTTGTTCCAGTAACAACGCTCAAAAATTGTTGAGATGTACGTTAGAGTTAATCCACTACACTCAGTCTTAACTGGAATCCTGACATATGGGTCAATATTCTAGCTTTTTTCATGATTGTAAGAACTCCAACAAATTGGGTTGAGGCCTACACTTAGATAAGTCAACAATATTAGTAGGACATATGAAATATGTCTTGATTGAAAAAGTTTTTAGTACGACATATAAAATATGTCTTGATTGAAAATGTTTGTAACGAAATATTataatttcttgatttttttctACAATTAGATTTGTTTATTTGGTTATAAAGACAAATATTTAACTCTTGTAAGATATAAAAACATGTATTTAAATACTTATATTATTGTACATAGGAAAATCAATAACAATTAACTGAATACGGTTTTTCATGAGATTGTGTCAAAAATCTATTATACTTACAAGAATAGTTAGGGTTTTCTTCTTCATATAAGTGATTTGCTATGTAACAATTGGATTTAGATAGATGATAACCCATTGAATGGGTCAAATTCAAAAGAAATTAGTAAGAAGAACAACACTTTGAGATCACTCTCTAATTTTTCATTCGTAACATAACAAGAAAACGAGCAGGCCTTTTATAGGCTTACAACTAAGAGAAATTGACAATTATCACTAACCCACTACTTCATAGGCATGTTCGATTTCTTGTTATGTTATGAATGAAAAATTAGAGAGTGATGTGAAAGTATTGTTCTTGTTACTAAGTTCTTTTGAGTTTGACCCACTCAACAGGTTATCATCTTTCTAAATCCAATTGGTACATAACATGATAATGGTGTTGGCGTGGTGTAAATTTGTTTTTGGGACTTT contains the following coding sequences:
- the LOC110891428 gene encoding probable indole-3-pyruvate monooxygenase YUCCA4; amino-acid sequence: MGSEKDKILMKSDGPIIVGAGPSGIAVAACLKEQGIPSLVLERSDCIASLWQYKTYDRLKLHLPKQFCELPLFGYPKNFPKYPSKKQFVSYMEAYANHFDIKPKFNQSVSSAEFDSKDGVWKVCTQDLVYVSRWLVVATGENAEAVVPEIQGIERFEGVVRHTSEYKSGCEFREQRVLVVGCGNSGMEVSLDLCRYNASPFMVVRNSVHVLPREMFGMTTFGIAMALLKWLPLRVVDRLILFMANLTLGNTEKLGLRRPKTGPLELKNATGKTPVLDTGALSLIKSGNIKVVEQGVREITRNGAKFMDGQQIAFDSIVLATGYKSNVPFWLKGSDFFTEHGMPKTPFPNGWKGENGLFTVGFTRRGLLGTTCDALKIANEVTRQWRPVKCDSSHEFRSN